In a genomic window of Primulina huaijiensis isolate GDHJ02 chromosome 10, ASM1229523v2, whole genome shotgun sequence:
- the LOC140986043 gene encoding serine carboxypeptidase-like 11, with protein sequence MAGYVSSKLRLNFNAIFLFILTYAAADSNIIKTLPGYPGTLPFKLETGYISLGENGERQLFYYFVESEGDPNNDPLLFWTMGGPGCSGFSALVYEIGPLTFDISTFNGSLPGLVYNPYSWTKFASIIFIDAPVGTGFSYINTSQVYTSSDTKSTWDHYMFLRKWLLNHPSFIKSRLYVGGHSYGGKTVPMVALEIVKGNEAGLHPRIRLKGYLTGNSPIDQEHHFNEWIPYAHRMALISDEYYERAKSSCKGEYLNPDPNNYECLDVLQLIDKCTDNINVNHILLPKCTLSLPKGDEFTERRMIIENDPIDFLLMSKQEDQWCLLENHVASYVWANDPSVQGALYVRKGMIKDYWKRCNRSLLYEYDVESVLPHHQLLLDKGYEALVYSGDHDLTVPYTSTLKWIHSLNLTIEDEWRPWTVDGQVAGYTEKYKKSDLASLTFATVKGGSHVAPEYMPEQCFAMAKRWFSLLPL encoded by the exons ATGGCGGGATACGTGAGTTCGAAACTACGCTTGAATTTCAATGCTATTTTCTTGTTCATCCTCACCTACGCAGCCGCAGATTCGAATATTATCAAGACCTTGCCGGGCTATCCGGGTACTTTGCCTTTCAAGCTCGAAACCGG GTATATTAGCTTGGGCGAAAATGGAGAACGTCAGTTGTTTTATTACTTCGTAGAGTCTGAAGGAGACCCGAATAATGATCCGCTTTTGTTTTGGACTATGGGTGGACCCGGGTGCTCTGGGTTTTCCGCCCTCGTGTATGAAATCG GTCCCTTGACTTTTGATATTTCAACCTTTAATGGAAGCTTACCTGGTTTAGTATACAATCCATATTCATGGACAAAG TTCGCCAGCATTATATTCATAGACGCCCCCGTTGGAACTGGATTCTCCTATATAAATACATCGCAGGTCTACACTTCCTCCGACACCAAATCAACGTGGGATCATTACATGTTTTTGAGGAAG TGGTTGTTGAATCATCCTTCGTTTATTAAAAGTCGCCTCTATGTTGGCGGTCACTCTTATGGAGGCAAAACTGTGCCCATGGTTGCTTTAGAAATAGTAAAAG GAAACGAAGCAGGACTTCATCCTAGAATACGCCTCAAA GGATACCTTACTGGAAATTCACCAATAGATCAAGAACATCATTTTAATGAGTGGATTCCTTATGCTCACCGCATGGCACTCATATCAGATGAATATTATGAG CGAGCAAAGAGTAGCTGCAAGGGGGAATATCTAAATCCGGACCCAAATAATTATGAATGCCTTGATGTTCTTCAACTCATCGATAAG TGCACTGACAATATAAATGTGAATCATATTTTGCTACCAAAGTGTACACTTTCACTTCCAAAAGGTGATGAATTTACAGAGAGGCGAATGATCATAGAAAACGACCCCATCGACTTCCTTCTCATGTCCAAACAAGAGGACCAGTGGTGCCTT CTTGAGAATCACGTGGCATCTTATGTCTGGGCAAATGATCCGTCGGTACAAGGAGCTCTTTATGTCAGAAAG GGAATGATTAAAGATTACTGGAAAAGATGTAATAGGAGCTTATTGTACGAATATGATGTAGAAAGTGTACTCCCACACCATCAACTTCTACTTGACAAAGGATATGAAGCTTTGGTCTATAG TGGAGATCATGACTTAACGGTGCCCTACACGAGTACTCTAAAATGGATCCACAGTCTCAATCTAACCATCGAAGATGAATGGAGGCCATGGACCGTTGATGGCCAAGTTGCAGG ATACACAGAGAAATACAAGAAAAGTGATCTGGCCTCTCTCACATTTGCCACTGTGAAG GGCGGAAGTCATGTAGCCCCAGAATACATGCCGGAACAATGCTTTGCCATGGCAAAGAGATGGTTCTCTTTGTTACCACTGTAA
- the LOC140986047 gene encoding uncharacterized protein codes for MTSRPAAPVPTTNGHHRQYYPPTTSSSSTSASFRGRRGISPTTSSSAVVSLNICMLFSAANDNKVGVKYGESRFTVMYRGIPLGRGTIPAFFQPAHSVTRVETTISVDRVNLLQADAADLVRDASLNDRVELRVVGDVGAKIRILGFNSPEVQVISIVLDKK; via the exons ATGACTTCAAGACCCGCCGCCCCGGTTCCCACCACCAACGGTCACCACCGCCAGTACTACCCACCCACCACCAGTTCCTCTTCTACATCCGCCTCCTTCCGCGGCAGAAGGGGGATCAGCCCTACCACCTCATCCTCCGCCGTGGTGTCCCTCAACATCTGCATGCTCTTCTCAGCCGCAAACGACAACAAGGTTGGGGTGAAGTACGGCGAGTCCAGGTTCACCGTCATGTACCGCGGCATACCCCTTGGACGGGGGACGATCCCCGCGTTCTTCCAACCCGCCCACAGCGTAACACGGGTGGAGACCACCATCTCCGTCGATCGAGTCAATTTACTGCAAGCAGATGCTGCAGATTTGGTGAGGGATGCTTCGTTGAACGACCGGGTCGAGTTACGGGTCGTCGGTGATGTCGGAGCCAAGATCCGGATTCTTGGTTTCAATTCTCCCGAGGTCCAG GTTATATCCATTGTGTTGGACAAGAAATGA
- the LOC140986045 gene encoding uncharacterized protein isoform X1, with protein sequence MLLKFQKILFLIFPRFGAMAVEGMRFSAGKLVWNRRLILTASRTLLQFQRKGLDFRAFSSSASDTSNQSRGRLPRVFSQTLPPHKGGFVRVEGDEFWHMTKVLRLNINDRVELFDGKGQLIEGHIKDIRRGGVEFEALEDPKLVSPITTQWHVFAAFGTLKGGRADWLVEKCTVDFQLFVIELGASSVTPLLTKHSHSISENRVDRLQRVILAASKQCQRLHEMILKPPVEVGELLPIVAQVNLSFVAVAEATPILCTLNSLKSEPAGVMIIGPEGDFTSEELNAMMEAGAFAVGLGPHRLRVETATMSLLATLMLWSDSQESNNS encoded by the exons ATGCTGCTAAAGTTTCAGAAAATCCTCTTCCTAATTTTCCCGCGGTTTGGAGCGATGGCGGTGGAGGGAATGAGATTCTCTGCGGGAAAATTGGTTTGGAATCGAAGGCTAATCTTGACAGCGAGTCGCACATTGTTGCAGTTCCAGAGGAAGGGCTTGGATTTTCGAGCATTCTCATCTTCAGCTTCCGATACTTCGAACCAGTCTCGCGGCCGTCTACCACGCGTTTTCTCTCAAACCCTACCTCCTCACAAG GGTGGGTTTGTGCGTGTGGAAGGGGACGAATTCTGGCACATGACTAAAGTTCTCAGGTTAAACATCAATGATAG GGTAGAGCTATTTGATGGAAAGGGACAACTGATTGAAGGGCACATAAAGGATATTAGACGAGGAGGGGTAGAGTTTGAAGCACTGGAGGACCCAAAATTGGTTTCCCCTATAACAACACAGTGGCATGTTTTTGCAGCTTTTG GCACTTTGAAGGGAGGCCGAGCTGATTGGCTTGTGGAGAAATGCACGGTGGATTTTCAGTTGTTTGTGATT GAGCTGGGAGCATCTAGTGTAACACCTTTGCTGACTAAGCATTCTCATTCAATATCAGAAAATCGAGTGGACAGATTGCAACGAGTTATTCTAGCTGCGTCTAAACAAT GTCAACGTTTACATGAAATGATTTTGAAGCCTCCTGTGGAAGTTGGTGAACTTCTACCAATT GTAGCGCAGGtcaatttatcttttgtggctgTCGCAGAGGCTACTCCTATTTTATGTACACTAAATTCCTTGAAAAGTGAACCTGCTGGAGTCATGATCATTGGTCCAGAAGGAG ATTTCACTAGCGAGGAGTTGAATGCCATGATGGAGGCCGGTGCGTTTGCCGTAGGCCTTGGCCCACATCGACTACGAGTTGAAACTGCTACGATGTCACTCCTTGCAACTCTGATGCTATGGTCTGACTCTCAGGAATCAAACAACAGCTAG
- the LOC140986045 gene encoding uncharacterized protein isoform X2 — MLLKFQKILFLIFPRFGAMAVEGMRFSAGKLVWNRRLILTASRTLLQFQRKGLDFRAFSSSASDTSNQSRGRLPRVFSQTLPPHKGGFVRVEGDEFWHMTKVLRLNINDRVELFDGKGQLIEGHIKDIRRGGVEFEALEDPKLVSPITTQWHVFAAFGTLKGGRADWLVEKCTELGASSVTPLLTKHSHSISENRVDRLQRVILAASKQCQRLHEMILKPPVEVGELLPIVAQVNLSFVAVAEATPILCTLNSLKSEPAGVMIIGPEGDFTSEELNAMMEAGAFAVGLGPHRLRVETATMSLLATLMLWSDSQESNNS; from the exons ATGCTGCTAAAGTTTCAGAAAATCCTCTTCCTAATTTTCCCGCGGTTTGGAGCGATGGCGGTGGAGGGAATGAGATTCTCTGCGGGAAAATTGGTTTGGAATCGAAGGCTAATCTTGACAGCGAGTCGCACATTGTTGCAGTTCCAGAGGAAGGGCTTGGATTTTCGAGCATTCTCATCTTCAGCTTCCGATACTTCGAACCAGTCTCGCGGCCGTCTACCACGCGTTTTCTCTCAAACCCTACCTCCTCACAAG GGTGGGTTTGTGCGTGTGGAAGGGGACGAATTCTGGCACATGACTAAAGTTCTCAGGTTAAACATCAATGATAG GGTAGAGCTATTTGATGGAAAGGGACAACTGATTGAAGGGCACATAAAGGATATTAGACGAGGAGGGGTAGAGTTTGAAGCACTGGAGGACCCAAAATTGGTTTCCCCTATAACAACACAGTGGCATGTTTTTGCAGCTTTTG GCACTTTGAAGGGAGGCCGAGCTGATTGGCTTGTGGAGAAATGCACG GAGCTGGGAGCATCTAGTGTAACACCTTTGCTGACTAAGCATTCTCATTCAATATCAGAAAATCGAGTGGACAGATTGCAACGAGTTATTCTAGCTGCGTCTAAACAAT GTCAACGTTTACATGAAATGATTTTGAAGCCTCCTGTGGAAGTTGGTGAACTTCTACCAATT GTAGCGCAGGtcaatttatcttttgtggctgTCGCAGAGGCTACTCCTATTTTATGTACACTAAATTCCTTGAAAAGTGAACCTGCTGGAGTCATGATCATTGGTCCAGAAGGAG ATTTCACTAGCGAGGAGTTGAATGCCATGATGGAGGCCGGTGCGTTTGCCGTAGGCCTTGGCCCACATCGACTACGAGTTGAAACTGCTACGATGTCACTCCTTGCAACTCTGATGCTATGGTCTGACTCTCAGGAATCAAACAACAGCTAG
- the LOC140986687 gene encoding probable zinc metallopeptidase EGY3, chloroplastic: MATTLFSSVSCPSSRTLEKSYTLHGPSLCRLSRSPFGHRLKFSGKRLNFCLKAEEKNESPSSSVAVEEPKEEGADNGRKDVNFEDGFGNAKNEGKAAGSVENEKGKLQEVDWKQDEAFKNFMGNPSIEAAIKLEKRRTERKLQELNRERSGNPFVSFFKNLVRANLSKEKERLEKAEETFKALDLNKLKSCFGFDTFFATDVRRFGDGGIFIGNLRKPIEEAIPKLEKKLSEAAGREVVVWLMEEKANDITKQACVVQPKTEIDLQFEYTKLSTPWGYISSIALAVTTFGTVALTSGLFLKPDATIDDYLANFVPLFGGFFAILAVSEIATRVTAARYGVKLSPSFLVPSNWTGCLGVMNNYESLLPNKKALFDIPVARTASAYLTSLVLAISAFVADGSFNGGDNALYIRPQFFYNNPLLSFIQYVIGPYTDDLGNVLPYAVEGVGVPVDPLAFAGLLGMVVTTLNLLPCGRLEGGRIAQAMFGRSTANVLTFATSLLLAIGGLSGSVLCLAWGLFATFFRGGEEVPAKDEITPLGDDRFAWGCVLFLICFLTLFPNGGGTFSSSFFGSPFFRKEL; this comes from the exons ATGGCGACCACTCTCTTCTCTTCTGTTTCATGCCCTTCTTCGCGGACCCTCGAAAAAAGTTATACGCTTCATGGGCCATCCCTTTGTCGACTTTCCAGAAGCCCTTTTGGCCATAGGTTGAAGTTTTCGGGGAAAAGATTGAATTTTTGCCTGAAAGCTGAGGAGAAAAACGAGTCCCCGTCCTCATCTGTGGCGGTGGAGGAGCCGAAAGAAGAGGGAGCTGACAATGGTAGGAAAGATGTAAATTTCGAGGATGGGTTCGGGAATGCTAAGAATGAAGGTAAGGCTGCGGGGTCTGTGGAAAACGAGAAAGGAAAGCTACAAGAAGTGGATTGGAAACAAGACGAGGCGTTCAAAAATTTCATGGGGAATCCTTCTATTGAGGCTGCGATAAAGCTTGAGAAGAGAAGGACTGAAAGGAAGCTTCAGGAGCTTAATAGAGAAAGAAGTGGCAATCCCTTTGTAAgcttcttcaaaaatttggttCGTGCCAATTTGTCGAAAGAGAAAGAAAGGTTGGAGAAAGCAGAGGAGACTTTCAAGGCTCTTGATCTCAACAAG TTGAAGAGCTGTTTCGGGTTCGATACTTTTTTCGCGACAGATGTTAGGAGGTTTGGGGATGGTGGGATTTTTATTGGAAATTTGAGAAAACCGATCGAAGAAGCAATACCTAAATTAGAGAAGAAGCTATCAGAAGCTGCTGGGAGGGAGGTTGTTGTATGGCTTATGGAGGAAAAAGCAAACGATATCACCAAGCAG GCATGCGTCGTGCAACCCAAAACCGAGATTGATCTCCAATTCGAGTATACAAAACTAAGTACTCCTTGGGGTTACATTAGTTCTATAGCTTTGGCTGTCACAACTTTTGGGACTGTTGCTTTGACGAGTGGCCTTTTCCTCAAGCCAGATGCCACCATTGATGACTACCTAGCTAATTTCGTACCCCTCTTTGGTGGATTTTTTGCTATTTTGGCCGTTTCTGAG ATAGCAACACGAGTAACAGCAGCCCGGTATGGTGTAAAATTGAGTCCCTCGTTTCTTGTCCCATCTAACTGGACTGGATGCCTTGGCGTCATGAATAACTATGAATCATTACTGCCTAACAAGAAGGCTCTGTTCGACATACCAGTAGCAAGAACAGCCAGTGCATATCTGACGTCCTTAGTTCTTGCAATTTCTGCTTTTGTAGCTGATGGTAGCTTCAACGGGGGTGACAATGCATT GTACATTCGACCTCAATTCTTTTACAATAATCCTCTTCTTTCCTTCATCCAATATGTGATCGGGCCCTACACCGACGATCTTGGGAATGTGTTACCATATGCAGTTGAAGGTGTAGGAGTCCCTGTCGATCCCCTTGCTTTTGCTGGTCTCTTAG GCATGGTGGTGACCACTCTGAACCTGCTCCCGTGTGGAAGACTAGAAGGAGGTCGAATAGCCCAAGCCATGTTCGGAAGAAGCACTGCTAACGTGTTAACTTTCGCAACATCCTTGCTCCTAGCAATCGGTGGGTTAAGTGGAAGTGTTCTGTGTCTAGCATGGGGACTGTTCGCAACGTTCTTTCGGGGAGGAGAGGAGGTTCCTGCGAAGGACGAGATTACACCGTTAGGGGACGATCGTTTCGCTTGGGGTTGCGTACTTTTCTTGATATGTTTTCTTACTCTTTTCCCTAATGGAGGAGGGACCTTTTCGAGTTCGTTTTTTGGGTCACCGTTTTTCAGGAAGGAGTTGTAA